In Trifolium pratense cultivar HEN17-A07 linkage group LG7, ARS_RC_1.1, whole genome shotgun sequence, a genomic segment contains:
- the LOC123896878 gene encoding flavonol synthase/flavanone 3-hydroxylase-like, whose amino-acid sequence MEIKRVQTLAFNQLKELPPQFIRSENERPENTKALEGVNVPIISLSQPHNLLVKNITEAASKWGFFVIIDHDISPKLIQSLQGVGNEFFSLPQKEKEAYANDPSSGKFEGYGTKMTKNLEEKVEWLDYYFHLMSPSSKVNYEMWPKSPHSYREVVQEYNKEILRVTSNILELLSEGLELENKTLKSSLGGEEIELEMKINMYPPCPQPELALGVEAHTDMSALTLLVSNDVPGLQVWKEDNWVAVNYLQNALFVHIGDQLEVLSNGRYKSVLHRSLVNKERKRMSWAVFVTPPHEVVVGPLPQLVNDQNPPKFSTKTYAEYRYGKFNKIPQ is encoded by the exons ATGGAAATCAAAAGAGTACAAACATTAGCTTTTAACCAATTGAAGGAGCTTCCACCACAATTCATTCGCTCAGAGAATGAAAGGCCAGAGAATACTAAGGCCTTGGAGGGTGTTAATGTTCCTATAATCTCATTGTCTCAACCACATAATCTTTTAGTGAAAAATATCACTGAAGCTGCCTCTAAGTGGGGTTTCTTTGTTATCATTGACCATGATATATCTCCAAAACTTATTCAAAGTTTGCAAGGTGTTGGCAATGAGTTCTTTTCTCTTCCTCAAAAGGAAAAAGAGGCATATGCAAATGACCCATCTAGTGGTAAATTTGAGGGCTATGGAACTAAGATGACTAAGAATTTAGAAGAAAAGGTTGAGTGGTTGGATTATTATTTTCACCTTATGTCTCCCTCTTCAAAGGTGAATTATGAGATGTGGCCTAAAAGTCCTCATTCGTACAG GGAAGTAGTACAAGAATACAATAAAGAGATTTTAAGGGTGACAAGCAATATTTTGGAGCTTTTGTCTGAAGGGCTAGAATTGGAGAACAAGACTTTGAAGTCTTCTTTGGGAGGTGAagaaatagagttagaaatgaAGATAAATATGTATCCACCATGTCCACAACCTGAATTGGCATTAGGGGTTGAGGCCCACACTGATATGTCTGCCCTTACCTTACTTGTTTCAAATGATGTTCCTGGCCTCCAAGTTTGGAAGGAAGATAACTGGGTTGCAGTAAATTACTTGCAAAATGCACTCTTTGTGCACATTGGTGACCAACTTGAG GTGTTGAGCAATGGGAGGTACAAGAGTGTCTTGCATAGAAGCTTGGTGAACAAGGAACGCAAGCGCATGTCGTGGGCTGTATTTGTTACTCCTCCACATGAGGTGGTGGTTGGACCTCTTCCTCAGCTCGTCAACGACCAAAATCCACCcaaattttcaacaaaaacataTGCTGAGTATCGCTATGGCAAATTCAACAAGATTCCccaatag
- the LOC123895826 gene encoding heavy metal-associated isoprenylated plant protein 8-like, which yields MGKKEENNEKKESEKGGVVLKANIHCEGCSDQISKCLKGFEGITHIRIDRENSKIYLKGEVIKDPSKVLERLQKKFSKNVELISPKPKPEIKQKKEPEKKEQAKAKVKTMVLKMYIHCEGCANDVTTNIGKMEGVESVVLDEEKSHVTVRGTIESSKVVEYVKKKFGKHADIIKEDERRDQGKQDQEKNNNERDSVHIIMFSYPPQYSTQYLYPNQKFNDENAFACSIM from the exons ATGGGGAAGAAA GAAGAAAACAATGAAAAGAAGGAATCAGAAAAGGGGGGTGTGGTGTTGAAAGCAAATATACACTGTGAAGGTTGTTCTGACCAAATTTCAAAGTGCTTGAAAGGTTTTGAAg GAATAACTCATATAAGGATTGATAGAGAAAATTCAAAGATCTATCTAAAAGGTGAAGTTATAAAAGATCCATCAAAAGTTTTGGAAAGACTTCAAAAGAAATTCAGCAAAAATGTTGAGCTAATTTCACCAAAACCAAAGCctgaaatcaaacaaaaaaaagagccAGAAAAAAAGGAACAG GCAAAAGCAAAAGTGAAAACTATGGTGCTTAAGATGTATATTCATTGCGAAGGCTGTGCAAATGATGTCACGACAAATATTGGGAAAATGGAAG GTGTGGAATCTGTGGTATTGGACGAGGAAAAATCACATGTGACTGTAAGAGGAACAATTGAGTCTTCAAAGGTTGTTGAATATGTcaaaaagaaatttggaaaACATGCTGATATCATAAAAGAAGATGAAAGAAGAGATCAAGGAAAACAAGATcaagaaaaaaacaacaatgAGAGAGACAGTGTACACATAATTATGTTTAGTTATCCTCCTCAATACTCCACCCAATATCTTTACCCTAATCAAAAATTTAATGATGAAAATGCTTTTGCATGTTCaataatgtaa
- the LOC123896877 gene encoding G-type lectin S-receptor-like serine/threonine-protein kinase At5g35370 — protein sequence MNLSFINLSLIFLLFTTSTSVSGKIFSDHISPDFTASYLTGDGNTGTFLVSRNNTFKAAIFNPDKQQTSFFYLCIIHSASNTIIWSANRDAPISNSDIVKLTGEGITIFDKNGNSKWSTPTLKSQVKKLSLTEMGNLVLLDQFNHSLWESFQHPTDTIVMGQRLSVGSSLSSASSSSNFSTGNYNLTITSSDAILQWFGQTYWKLSVDSKAYRISHDDIQYMTVNTTGFYIFGHNETVLVYQLGLSVTNFRIAKLAYNGQFTISSSQLSGESLKQEFVGPNDACQIPLACGRLGLCNDNTLSSSSPGCSCPSNFHVASGNSGGCVPNDGSRSLSLACTNSSTNNHSQSVVSFLSIGYGVRYFGNKYSDPIIYGVNMSVCQGLCSSNCSCLGILYRNSSGSCYMIENELGSINNGGEGDMLGLIKTNVRFDIDNEETSQKDGFPVIAAVLLPIAGMILLMVLVFLVMWRKFRKSKKQEVKLGKQISISHSSCELDLDPFSIPGLPMRFDYEELEVATDNFKTLIGSGAFGVVYKGVLPDKTIVAVKKIINIGIQGKKDFLAEIAVIGNIHHVNLVRLKGFCAQRGHRMLVYEYMNHGSLDRNLFGGVGQPVLEWQERLDVALGTARGLAYLHSGCEQKIIHCDIKPENILLHDHFQARISDFGLSKLLSPEQSGLFTTMRGTRGYLAPEWLTNSAISEKTDVYSFGMVLLELISGRKNCSFKSRSHSMDDDHKNSNGNNGNSSNSSTTGLIYFPLYALEMHEQKSYMDLADPRLEGRVTIDEVEKLVRIALCCVHEDPALRPNMVTVVGMLEGGTPLPQPRMDSLNFLRFYGRRFSEASVIAEENEHGSAMMQQLRDSTRFVSGFSYISSQQISGPR from the coding sequence ATGAATTTATCTTTCATAAATTTATCTTTGATTTTCCTTTTGTTTACTACTAGTACTTCCGTTTCCGGTAAAATATTTTCAGATCATATCTCACCGGATTTCACTGCTTCATATCTTACTGGTGATGGTAACACTGGCACATTCTTGGTGTCGCgaaacaacacattcaaggcaGCTATATTCAATCCTGACAAACAACAAACAAGTTTCTTCTATTTATGCATCATTCATTCTGCGTCGAACACTATCATTTGGTCTGCTAACCGTGACGCTCCCATCTCCAATTCCGATATAGTAAAACTAACCGGTGAAGGGATAacaatttttgacaaaaatggAAATTCCAAATGGTCAACACCAACACTTAAATCACAAGTAAAAAAACTTTCACTCACTGAGATGGGAAACCTTGTGTTACTTGATCAATTCAATCATTCTCTTTGGGAGAGTTTTCAACATCCAACCGATACAATTGTTATGGGACAGCGTTTATCGGTGGGATCATCATTGTCAAGTGCTTCATCAAGTTCAAATTTCTCAACTGGAAATTACAACCTTACAATCACATCTTCTGATGCAATTCTTCAATGGTTTGGACAAACATATTGGAAACTTTCAGTAGATTCAAAAGCTTACAGGATTTCACATGATGATATTCAATACATGACAGTAAACACAACAGGTTTTTATATCTTTGGACATAATGAAACAGTACTTGTTTATCAACTTGGTTTATCGGTAACTAATTTTCGTATCGCCAAATTGGCTTACAATGGCCAATTTACTATTAGTAGTAGCCAACTTTCAGGAGAAAGTTTGAAGCAGGAATTTGTTGGACCAAATGATGCTTGTCAAATTCCATTAGCTTGTGGAAGATTAGGTTTATGTAATGATAACACTTTATCATCATCTTCACCTGGTTGTTCTTGTCCTTCAAATTTCCATGTTGCATCAGGTAATTCCGGTGGTTGTGTTCCGAACGATGGATCTCGTTCTTTGTCCTTAGCTTGTACTAATTCTTCTACAAATAATCATAGTCAATcagttgtttcttttttgagtATAGGATATGGTGTTAGGTACTTTGGAAATAAATATTCTGATCCAATTATATATGGAGTGAATATGTCTGTTTGTCAAGGTTTATGTTCAAGTAACTGTTCTTGTTTAGGAATTTTGTATAGAAATTCATCTGGTTCTTGCTACATGATTGAAAATGAGTTAGGATCAATTAATAATGGAGGTGAAGGTGACATGTTAGGGTTGATTAAAACTAATGTTAGATTTGATATTGATAATGAAGAAACTTCTCAAAAAGATGGATTTCCTGTTATTGCTGCAGTTTTGTTACCAATTGCTGGAATGATTCTATTAATGGTTCTTGTTTTTTTGGTTATGTGGAGAAAATTCCGAAAGTCGAAGAAGCAAGAGGTAAAATTAGGGAAACAAATCTCGATCTCGCATTCTTCATGCGAATTGGATTTGGATCCCTTCTCCATTCCTGGTTTACCTATGAGGTTCGACTACGAAGAGCTTGAGGTGGCTACTGATAATTTTAAGACTCTGATAGGATCTGGTGCATTCGGCGTAGTGTACAAAGGTGTCTTACCTGATAAGACTATTGTGGCGGTAAAGAAAATAATCAACATTGGAATTCAAGGGAAGAAAGATTTCTTGGCCGAGATAGCTGTTATTGGAAACATTCATCATGTTAATTTAGTTAGACTCAAAGGCTTTTGTGCTCAAAGGGGACACAGAATGTTGGTGTACGAGTACATGAACCATGGTTCACTCGATCGCAACCTCTTCGGTGGTGTTGGACAACCAGTTTTGGAATGGCAAGAGAGGCTTGATGTTGCACTTGGAACAGCGCGCGGACTTGCTTATCTTCACAGCGGATGTGAGCAAAAGATAATTCACTGTGATATCAAACCAGAGAATATTCTTTTGCATGATCATTTTCAAGCTAGAATATCTGATTTCGGACTTTCGAAACTTCTTAGTCCTGAACAATCTGGTTTGTTCACAACCATGAGAGGAACTCGCGGTTATCTTGCTCCTGAATGGCTCACAAATTCAGCAATTTCGGAGAAAACTGATGTATATAGTTTTGGAATGGTGCTTCTTGAATTGATTAGTGGTAGAAAAAACTGTTCTTTCAAATCAAGAAGTCATAGCATGGATGATGATCATAAGAATAGCAATGGAAATAATGGAAATTCATCAAACTCATCAACAACAGGACTTATTTATTTTCCACTTTATGCATTAGAGATGCATGAACAAAAGAGTTACATGGATTTAGCTGATCCAAGGCTAGAAGGACGCGTTACAATCGATGAAGTTGAGAAACTTGTTCGAATTGCATTGTGTTGTGTTCATGAAGATCCAGCACTTAGGCCAAACATGGTTACTGTTGTTGGAATGTTGGAAGGTGGAACTCCATTACCACAACCTAGGATGGactctttgaattttttaaggTTCTATGGTCGTAGGTTTTCTGAGGCTTCAGTTATAGCAGAAGAAAATGAACATGGTTCTGCGATGATGCAACAACTGCGTGATTCAACACGGTTCGTTAGTGGGTTTTCTTACATATCTTCACAACAAATCTCAGGGCCAAGATAG
- the LOC123895825 gene encoding uncharacterized mitochondrial protein AtMg00810-like — protein MKDLGPLRYFLGIKVAYSRKGYLLSQSKYIANILEQARLSDNRAIDSPLELNVKYAPSDGVPLADPTLYRTLVGSLVYLTITRPDIAYAVHVVSQFVVSPTTVHWAAVLRILRYLRGTQFQSLLFPSSSSLELCAYSDADWAGDPIDRKSTTGFCIFLGESLISWKSKKQDIVSRSSTEAEYRAMASTTTEIVWLHWLLSDMGISLSQPTPMYCDNKSAIQIAHNSVFHERTKHIEIDCHFTRHHLQHGTITLPFISSSLQIADLFTKTHSIKRFHFLIDKLSMLSVNAS, from the coding sequence atgaaggatttagGCCCTCTTCGATATTTTTTGGGGATTAAAGTTGCATACTCTCGTAAAGGTTATCTTCTATCTCAAAGCAAGTACATTGCCAACATTCTAGAACAAGCTCGCCTCTCTGATAATCGAGCAATAGATAGTCCGCTTGAGCTGAATGTGAAATATGCTCCCTCTGATGGGGTTCCTCTAGCAGACCCCACTTTATATCGTACCTTGGTTGGAAGCTTGGTGTATCTTACTATTACTAGACCTGATATTGCTTATGCAGTGCATGTTGTTAGTCAGTTTGTTGTTTCTCCCACTACAGTACATTGGGCAGCCGTGCTTCGTATTTTGCGTTATCTTCGGGGAACTCAGTTTCAGAGCCTTTTATTCCCCTCATCTTCTTCCTTGGAGTTATGTGCTTactctgatgctgattgggctggTGATCCTATTGACCGCAAATCTACCACAGggttttgtatttttcttggagAGTCTCTCATCTCTTGGAAGAGTAAAAAACAGGACATTGTCTCCCGCTCTTCTACAGAAGCTGAGTATCGTGCTATGGCATCCACCACCACTGAAATAGTTTGGTTGCATTGGCTACTTTCTGATATGGGTATCTCTCTTTCTCAACCAACTCCTATGTATTGTGATAACAAGAGTGCAATTCAAATTGCCCACAACTCGGTCTTCCATGAACGTACCAAACATATTGAGATTGATTGTCACTTCACACGTCACCATCTTCAGCATGGCACCATTACTTTGCCGTTTATTTCTTCTTCCTTGCAGATTGCTGATTTGTTCACGAAGACACATTCTATTAAACGTTTTCATTTCTtgattgacaaactctcgatgctcTCTGttaatgcatcgtga
- the LOC123896875 gene encoding dynein regulatory complex subunit 4-like — MEFNSKEEKFQGQVKELESKKKHLEKQVNELRSKEQQLEARVKEFEIKEHEFKGQLKELESDKKHFESQLKDLNLKEYQLECRVKEFESKEINFDEEVKKLATKMNDFESEEKELGSKLNQYQGQVKEFQSKEKVFKSQVREFESKEKDFQDRVREFESK; from the coding sequence ATGGAGTTTAATTCTAAAGAGGAGAAATTTCAAGGGCAAGTAAAGGAGCTGGAATCGAAAAAGAAGCATCTTGAAAAGCAAGTGAATGAACTCAGATCAAAAGAGCAACAGCTTGAAGCTCGAGTAaaagaatttgaaataaaaGAGCACGAATTTAAAGGCCAATTGAAGGAGCTTGAATCAGATAAGAAGCATTTCGAAAGTCAATTAAAGGATCTCAACTTAAAAGAATATCAACTTGAATGCCGAGTGAAGGAGTTTGAATCAAAAGAGATAAACTTTGATGAAGAGGTGAAGAAGCTCGCTACAAAAATGAATGATTTTGAAAGCGAAGAGAAAGAGCTCGGATCAAAATTGAATCAATATCAAGGACAAGTGAAGGAGTTTCAATCAAAGGAGAAGGTATTTAAAAGCCAAGTGAGAGAGTTTGAATCAAAAGAGAAGGACTTTCAAGACCGAGTAAGGGAGTTTGAATCAAAATAA